In Brassica napus cultivar Da-Ae chromosome C2, Da-Ae, whole genome shotgun sequence, the sequence aaagtaaatttacattataaaaatattacactaaacatcaattataatattagaataagtagatataaaatataagaaaaataaattataaataaatataaatctatactaataaaagggacttTTTGAGGCTctatagagcgtccacatcagcaaaaaaaaattctcccgaaagatgataCGTGGCATAAAAGatagtttttcattttaatattactaattttcgaaaattataaataacatgtaaacatacagcataaaaaatgggaaaattacattaaacatatgtaaaattaccattttttacttaaaaaaagacgacttatctccataatgtaacattaccattttataaaaaaaaacattatatataatttcaaaaataataaatatatgtaaacatacaacataaaaaatggaaacactacattaaacatatgtgacattaccattttacatttttatttttaaaaaataatatgtaaacatacaacataaaaaatggaaaaactacattaaacatatgtaagattaccatttttcactaaaaaaaagacggtttatctccataatgtaacattattattttataaaaaaaacattatatataatttcgaaaataataaataatgtgtaaacatacaacataaaaaatggaaatactacatcaAACATATGTACGATTagcattttacatttaaaaataacaataatatgtaaacatacaacataaaaaaatggaaaactacattaaacatatgtaagattactatttttcactaaaaaaagacggtttatctccataaggtaacattactattttgtaaaaaaaaaaacattatatataatttcgaaaatattaaataatatgtaaacatacgacataaaaaatggaaatactacattaaacatatgtaagattaccattttacatttaaaaataacaataatatgtaaacatacaacataaaaaaatatggaaaaactacattaaacatatgtaaaattaccatttttcactaaaaaaaggggcttatctccataatgtaatattgccattttataaaaaaaaagaaaaaaaacataaatataactatttgactatttttcCAAGtttttctattaaacattgctgttttacattaaaaatggaaaaaaacattaagatttaaacatctatcttaaaatataaaatatagatattaactaaatataaagtataaaaaagagaaatactcaatatatagaaaaataaataataagtaaatattataaatatatgaattatatatacaataataagtaaatgcacaatttttaaaatatggaaagagtacattaaatattaaacatctatcttaaaatgtaaaatataaatattaagtaaatagaaagtataaggaaaagaaatacacaacttgaaaacaatggaaaaagtataataatatttaaacatctatcttaaaatgtaaaatatagatattatgcaaatataaagtataagaaatggaaatacacaatttaaaaaaatggaaaaagtacattagtatttaaacatctattttaaaatgtaaatctatcttaaaatataaaattattagtaaatagaaagtataagaaatagaaatacacaatataaagaaaaaaaataataagtaaatatataatataagtaaatacgcaatttaaaaatggaaaattacattaagatttaaaaatatatcttaaaatttaaaatatagatattacctaaatagaaagtataacaaatggaaatatacaatttaaagaaaatggaaaatgtacattaagatttaaacatctatcttaaaatgtaaaatatagatattaagtaaataaaaagtacaagaaatggaaatacatatacaggaaaataaataataagtaaataatgtaaatttataatatatgaattatatatataataataagtaaatacacaatttttttttaaaaaatataaaaagttcattaagcattaaacatctatcttaaaatgtaaatatataatataagtaaatacacaatttaaaaaaaaggaaaaaggacattaagatttaaacatctatcttaaaatatacatctatcttaaaatggtagtaaattatataaaaatagaaataccacattaaacaaaaaaaaaataaaaatgtatagttttacatcaagaaagtccctataaaattcattattccatcaacatcaacctcacactatcaaggaaaacttcaaagcgctcgagcaaaaaaatggttccaccattaactcttgccgtcccaaaaacctttaatgaccttgaaggagatttttttcaactacaaactttttgttaggtggattcattgttgggaaacccgcaacttccaaaagccaaacttatcgGAATTGAATTgattttcatagactcaaaggtattcttacaaatttaaattaatctaatccataattttattgttaatattcatgctaactctttcatgatcaaaccatccaaaagccaaacttatcgGAATTGAATTgattttcatagactcaaaggtattcttacaaatttaaattaatctaatccataattttattgttaatattcatactaactctttcatgatcaaaccattacagttaataaccattcaagcgtttatcccgaaacacttctttcctcgccgaatcaggtattggttcatgttagtttagtattgtttttggtttattaaccggtttaggatgatcctattgtaaatataatttaagttggtttagcatatattatgcataaaataacttaaattaaataatagtaatattatgcttaaaatataattttagagagttttcaaatatagtttacagaacattataggtgatgaatttaatttattaaattcgtttattacttaaaactaagttttttttaaaacatactgagttataaatatcaatgctggattggtgagtataagatgaagacaaaaatataaatatttcattttcaagataagaaattcagcttttattcagttactcaatatataatatcttaaattattctttaaaaaatatacataatttatatatatagattaatcttccaaacttaaactattatattatatataaataatgtttttaaataaaaataatttttgatttaaaaaaaataaaaacaacaaatggttattttcaaataatgaatgtaatttacattatactatcatttaacaagtatttgatacgttttgatatatcattattttctatttacagaaaaaaaaaattgttaaacatcaatatcatctaggttaagtatactaacagcacaaattcaaacataacaaaaaatatttatataaacattataatacaataatttaatcaaaaaatacaattcaaaaaaacaatattcaaaagaatagttatatacttaatatttgaaaatcaaagatatttttgctaaaattgtacttatctggccaaggagatcgactatctttttacggatcgatcgattgttgagcatgtggtcgatccgaaaatactctgcagtttaattaaatatctaaaacatttattccaacactcaacagatagttttgctaaataacgtgttaaaatttaaaaataaattttaattatgacatgcatcttaacatttatataaatatatatcataacctaaatataaataatttaacaacttaaattagaaaaaaataaaaattccgggcgtagcccggattAATCCCTAGTATATAATAGATTGTTGTGTTATAATTTTGAATCACAGCCTTTATAAAAATGGTAACTCAAATcttaaattaacatcaacaaaaaTCTCTTTAACTATGTGTAAGTAATCAAAGAGTTTCTGAGAAGAAAAGTAAAAATGTGTCGGCCATTgacaaagaaaagaaagtaTGTCCCTCATGCTAGTCTACCCTGTATTATCTCTTTCACAATCATCGCAAAATCTTTTGATTTTTCCGTCTAAccttttttctatattttaatggTAAATCTAATATTTCtgggaaaaaaaagaaaacaataatctTCTCAGAGAGATCTCAAacgaaggaggaggaggaggagtgaCGATCATCACCATCGGAACATCGAACCATGTCTAGCGACAGCGACGAAGATGAGCTTCTTCAAATGGCGTTGAAAGAGCAGGCTCAGAGAGATCTCACCGATCAGAAAcctccttcctcttcctctaGCAGGCCTGTTGCCAATCTGGTCCAGCAGCCACGTCAGCACAAGCCGTCCCCTGCTAGGAAACCGTCTATGGATGAGCCGGAGGTGGAGTTGCTAAGTATCTCGAGCGAGGATGATGACGTGGAGAGGGAAAGGGAGAGAGGAAGAGCGAAGAAGGAGGATGATGGAGGAGGAGCTTGGGATGGTGAGGAGCCTGATTGCTGGAAACGTGTCAATGAAGCTGAGGTACGCACGTGGAATTAGATATAAAGCTATATAATAAGGACATTTACGTGGAATTAGATGTCTATTAAACTTACTTAAACTCTGATCACGTTTTGGCAGCTTGCACGTAGGGTTCGTGATATGAGGGAATCAAGAACCGCACCAGTGGTTCAGAAACTTGAGGATAAGGCACCTGAGCCTGGCAAGAAAGTGGTTCTCACTAGTTTGCAGTCACTCCCTCGTGGGATGGAATGCATTGATCCACTTAAACTAGGGTagttgttctctctctctctctttttttttttgcttacctTGAAACCAGTTAGGAGTCTTTATTCTCTCACATAGATACTTACTTATGTGAGCCTAACTTTGATTACTATATTATATAGGATAATAGACAACAAGACACTGAGATTAATCAGTGAGAGGTCAGGCAGCCCATCTAAAGCTGAGAAAGTGGACAATACACTTCGAGGTTTGTCTTTCTTCTCAATAATAACTACAACTGGACCTGAGAATAGTAGTTGCTCTTACAAGTCAGTTTGATTTAATGCTATTTGTCCTCTTTGCAGAAAAGTTGATTTACTTCTCTGATCATTTCGATCCGAAGCTGTTTCTTTCTCGCATTCACCAAGACACAAGTGCGGCAGATTTGGAAGCTGGTGCCCTTGGCTTGAAAAGTGACTTAAAGGGTCGAGATTTGCAAAGAAAACAATTGGTAAAAGACAATTTTGACTGCTTCGTCTCGTGTAAAACAACAATTGATGGTATGTATGTGTTATTGAACTTACTGCCTTATTTGTGTTCTTCTTATATCATGTTGATCTCTAGACTATTGGTTTTCTTAATTAGATATTGAGTCGAAACTGAAGCGGATTGAAGAAGATCCGGAAGGGTCAGGAACTACTCATTTGTTCAATTGTATGAAAAGTGTGACATCAACGGCTAATCTTGCATTTGAGCCTCTTTTTGAGAGACAGGTTGGTATGGTctgattttggatttttttttgctgtctCACTCTTTCAGTTTGCTGAAGCCTTTTTTTCTCAACCACGTTTAGGCTCAAGCTGAGAAAATCAGGTCTGTACAAGGAATGCTTCAGAGGTTCCGGACACTCTTCAACTTACCAAGTATCATTCGTAACAGTATTAGCAAGGGTGAATATGATTTGGCTGTTCGAGAATACAAGAAGGCGAAATCTATTGCTCTCCCTTCTCATGTATGTCTATACTCTCTTTCAGTTATGTTAGCAGTGaatcgtttttaattataattacgATTTTTAGTTACTCACATAACAAAGCTTTCAGGTAAATATACTGAAGCGTGTACTCGAGGAGGTTGAGAAAGTTATGCTGGAATTCAAAGGCACTCTTTACAAGACTATGGAAGATCCTAAAATAGACTTCACAAGTGtatgtcatttattattaatttaattcatATGTCAGCTAGTTATAACTGAACATTCATCGATACATATATCTACCAAAGGCATAGTGATGCCATCAAGTCAAATATTTCAGTCTCTTGTTCATCTTATCTGCTTCATCAATCTTAACTTCAGTTAAAAGAATTCCCATATTCATTTTTAcagtttttataaatcaaagtGACTAATTTTTTCCTTGGTTATAGATCCATCCACTTGGTTTCTGCATATTTGTACAACTTCTTTGAAACCTTTCATACTTCCTCTTGGAAACTTTGAAACCAGGCTTGAAACATTCCAGtgtattttgtttaattttagcTGGAAAATACTGTGAGGCTTTTGCTGGAGCTGGAACCTGAATCTGATCCGGTGTGGCATTATATAAATGTTCAGGTAGGTATATTCGAAGATGTCACTCTTTTATCCCTCTTGCTATGTTTTACGTAGTATCCAGATTCGTAATAGATTTGACAATCAGAGACTCAAGAGTGACATTTAGCTTATAGAATCattcatttgtatattttatgattGCTGTCTTGACTTTCAATACAGCACCTCTATAGAATTGGGAAACACACACATGTTaaacttgtgtgtgtgtgtgtgtttgtgtggcCTTCACACTTTTTGTTATAATCATTGTGTCATCTCCATAATCCCATCTTTTTGGCTCTTTAATTTACCAGAATCATAGAATTCATGGCTTGCTTGAGAAATGTACATATGATCATGAAGCAAGGGTGGAAACTTTGCGCAACGAGACTCGTGAGAGGGCCATCTCAGATGCGAAGTGGCAACAAATACAACAAAACGTCGTTCCATATGTGAGTCCAACGTTGagaatagatatatatatatcattaaaagATTATTAGAGATTCTGTTCTTTAGATGATAACCTGCATTTTTTTTCCGATCCTTTAGTCAGATGCTGCATCTTCTACTGAAAATAACGAAGTTCAAGTTGACCTACAATCAGTGGAGTTTCCCAGCGAAGAGATTGACGGTTTGAAGGGAAGATACATCAAAATAATGACCGCTGTGCTTGTGCATCACATCCCTGCGTTTTGGAAAACAGCTCTATCAGTTTTCAGTGGAAAATTTGCCAAGGTATCAGCTATCCTTCTGCTATTTTGTAGTTATTTTTCCGTTTGATGAGGTTGGTTTGCCCCCTACTTCATTTAAATCTAAATTCATATCTGTCCAGTTATCCCAAGTTACTGATACTTCTGCCAATAAATCTGAGGAGAAAGTCACAGAGGCAAGGTATTCAACTCATTCTTTGGAAGAAGTTGCTGGGATGATTCGCAAGACTATTTCTGTCTATGAAGCAAAGGTGTTTTTTAGATGACCTTTCCAATTCCAGTGAAGCTTTTCTCCATATTGGTATATGTGCCGTAAAGTGGTTCTAAACATTCTCTTTTCATGGTTACTGCTGTTGTAGGTGAACAACAcattttgtgattttgatgAATCGTGCATCCTCCGCCCATTTATGAGCAATGCCATTCAAGCAGTATCAAAAGCATGTCAAGCTTTTGAAGCCAAAGATTCAGTGCCCCACAGTTCGGGTATTTGAACTTATTCTGAAGCTTGAGTTTTAATGTCTAAATGAAAGTATACTGATAAGACTGTGTATGTTTTTTGATACTTATGGCAGTTGTCGCACTAAGAAAAGTCCAGGCCGAAATCACGAAGATTTATATCCAAAGGCTTTGCTCTTGGATGAGGGCATCCACTGAACGAATATCAAAAGAGGAGACGTGGATCCCTGCTTCTATTCTTGAAAGGCATAAATCTCCTTATGCCATCTCTTACTTGCCTCTTGCATTCCGTTCAGTGATTGTCTCTGGGATGGAACAAATCAATCTGTAAGTTTCAAGTGTTCTTTGGTAAACTTATATAGAACAGTTGCATTGtctgatttattttattgtgtttGCTGTTCCAGACATCTATATTTCCTTAGAATACCTTAGGGTTTAGTCTTTTCTCCCTGTACATTAGAGAAAACAGAATTCTAGCGGTCACTAGTTGTGGTTCAAGCTTCTCCAGAGTTATATGTTGTGGCATGTGAACTTAAATGACTTGTGTGCCATTGGTATTCAGGAAACTGCATACACAGTTTTAATATCCTTGACTTTATGTGCATCCTTTTTCAGGATGATTTTGTCTGTCAAAGGTGAAGAAGCTGCCAAATCAGAAGATATGTTTGCCCAGATTGAGGAAATGCTTATATCTGTTAGACTGGCATTTTTAAACTGCTTTCTGGATTTTGCTGGTACCGTAATTCCTTTACCCTCATGTATGCAGGAAAATGCACACACTGTACAGTTATTAAGTTGGTTtgctattttgttttcttcatgTATCAGCTCACTTGGAGCAAATTGGTGCTGATCTTTCCACACGAGAGGATTGGAAAAACGGATATTCTGATGATCAAGAGGGAGTAACATCAGCCAGCACATATGCAAGTGTTGTGGATCCTCACAGGCGGTTGTTGATGGTATTAAGTAATATAGGTTACTGCAAAGATGAACTTGCTTCAGAGCTTTACAACAAATTCAAATACATCTGGTTGCAGTCTAGGTTGGCCCTTGCTTACTTGACTGTCATTAGTGCTTTTCAAAACGTCAATACCTATTTACCTCTTCTCTAAGTGGTAGACAAGTTGTGCATAAGACaagttgtgtatatatatatagacaagTTGTGCATAAGACTtgattgtttttcattttttttcaggGGCAAAGATGAAGACAGTAGCAGCGATCTTCAAGATCTAATTATGTCTTTCTCTGGTCTTGGAGAGAAGGTCCTCGAGCATTACACGTTTGCTAAGGTATTTTTTTCGTCTGGGTTTGTCTGACAAAATTTGTTACAAAAGGAACAATTCTTTGGCAACTTGTTACAAATGGAACTGAAAATTACTGAGAATTTTACATGTACTCAGGCAAATTTGATCAGAACAGCTGCCACCATTTATTTGCTGGACTCGGGTATTCAATGGGGATCAGCACCTCAAGTGAAAGTAAGAAATCTCTGCGTAATGACTAACGATTAGCCTCTTAATTTTCTAGGAAGAAGATGATTACTTAAGTGTGTTCTCCATTCTTACAGGGCATACGAGATTCAGCTGTCGAGCTCTTGCATACTCTTGTAGCCGTCCATGCAGAGGTATTGCTCTTTATATGCAAACATGTTCACTGATGATTTTAATGTGTTTCCTCTTGAGTGACACGACCGTGTTTGTAGTCTGAACCCTTATAATTTTGTGAAGTACAGGTCTTTGCGGGTGCAAGACCTCTGCTTGAAAAGATTCTTGGCTTTCTGATCGAAGGACTAATCGACACTTTTCTCAGTCTTGTGGAAGAGAACCGAACAGATGAACTGAGATCAATCGATGCAAATGGTTTCTGCCAAGTGATGTTTGAGgtaatttcttcttcttgtggaaGAAAAGCTTTGTAGAATTATGATTTGCTGATTCTGTTTTGGTGCACAACATCTGCTGCAGCTTGAATATTTCGAGACAGTACTGAATCTATATTTTACAAGCGACGCAACCGCGTCTCTTAAAACTCTACAAGGAACAGTCTTGGAGATTGCTATAGAGAGCGTCAGTGAATCAGTTGAGACCACTCCAGGGCATAATCGCAGACCAACTCGTGGTAGCGAAGACACAGCTTCAGATGACAGACAAGGATCATCTGTTTCAGCTGATGACCTCCTCGTAAACATCTTTTATCTTCCTTACTCTTTCCAACAGAGATATATAAACAAACTTCAAGTCCTaaattgtgttttgtttttgtgatCAGGCTCTAACGAAACAGTATTCAAGCGAATTGCTACAGACAGAAATGGAGAGAACAAGTGTGAACACAGCATGCTTTGCAGAGTCGGTTCCAGTTGAGCCAATTCCTCCTCTATTACCTAAAGCTTCGTACAGAGGACCGATGGATCCTCCAAGCAGAAACTACAGAGGCTCACAATCCTCAGGTTCTCCAATTCATGCTCGACCCAGACGAAGATAAAAAGAAACTGTACAGAGGAGCACAACATGTCTTGTTTTGTCTGTTTGTTGCGCTTCTTTAGAACTAACATTTGTTTGTAATTTCAGATGAATTGGGTTGTAATTAAAGAATGTCACACGAATGCAAAAAGTAGCCAAGGTAGAAATATCCGAGAGCAATTGGGATTTAAGCAAAAGAGCTCCTTCAAGCTGTTTTTAGTTTCAGACAACTAGTGACTAAATACAATACCAATAGTCACACAAAGCCCTCACGAGAGGACACAAGATATGTTTGtttgaagacttgggcttcaaatTCAAGTTTTTAACTTAGGGTGCCCTGAGTGGTGGAGACACCAATATAACTCCATCTCCTCTCACAAATAGAAACTGAATGTTGCGCTTTGTCGTCTGCAAATCAAAGAATGGTAACAGACCAATCAATATACACATGAGAATCAGATAAGAAGCTAGCACAACTATAGGAGAGTCTCTCTAATCAACTAATGTGCTTACAGACTCTATTTTTGTTAAGAGTCTCTCAATTAGTGCAGTTGAGTAAATGTAATACACAGACTCATTGACCTGAAACTTGTGTGTACTAGTAACAGCTAAAAGACACTCCTATACTTGTTCTAAATCTTTACAATACCAAAACTTTGAGATATTTAGCCACCATAATCCCACAATTATCATACAATTAAACATAGATCCTACAGTTAAAAGAAGTAAGTACCCGGACAATCTCTTCATATGTCTCATCATCAATCTCAACTGTtgtgataacttcttcaacATCGCCCAGAATCATATTCAAATGCTGATCAAACGCCTGCccacataaacaaaaacaaaaacaaaacctaaagTGGGCAACTTTAAAAGAGGTTTCGTCCACCAAAACATTACAACTAGAGCTAATCGCCATAACTAGAGAACCCTTTTGCTAAAAACTGAAACTTTCGAATCCCACGAGTGGTAAAGAGAGGAAAAAACGTACGTGAAGCTTGCCGCGAAGCTCGCGGTCTGAGCGGAGCTTGACATAGATTCTCTCGTCGAGACTCAGACGGATCAGATCTAGCGGCTCCCTCACGGTGGCGTCTTCCTCGCCGGACATCgtatcaaaaacaaattaacaGCTTGGAAAGTAAACTTCTTCGAGGGTTTCGATACGGACGAATCGTAACCCGACACAAACTCTGAGATGATCGATCTCCCGACCGCTGTTTTCATCGATATTTAGAGCCCACAAAGttattccagaaaaaaaaacaattaatagtTATCTGGGCCAAGGCCCAATCTAGGCCCATAAATTCCAATCATCTTTTCTACGAGGAGATGTGCTACCATAACGGGAACAGGTTGCATTTGCCTCATGTCGCTGCGTTACAGCGATCCCTTCAGTTGCTGCTCAGAAGCCGTGATGATCATGATGACGAAGAGCATGGAAAACACTAAATTGTGAACAACTTAATGATGATGATAAATATGTTGATCAAAGGT encodes:
- the LOC106376726 gene encoding exocyst complex component SEC5A; this encodes MSSDSDEDELLQMALKEQAQRDLTDQKPPSSSSSRPVANLVQQPRQHKPSPARKPSMDEPEVELLSISSEDDDVERERERGRAKKEDDGGGAWDGEEPDCWKRVNEAELARRVRDMRESRTAPVVQKLEDKAPEPGKKVVLTSLQSLPRGMECIDPLKLGIIDNKTLRLISERSGSPSKAEKVDNTLREKLIYFSDHFDPKLFLSRIHQDTSAADLEAGALGLKSDLKGRDLQRKQLVKDNFDCFVSCKTTIDDIESKLKRIEEDPEGSGTTHLFNCMKSVTSTANLAFEPLFERQAQAEKIRSVQGMLQRFRTLFNLPSIIRNSISKGEYDLAVREYKKAKSIALPSHVNILKRVLEEVEKVMLEFKGTLYKTMEDPKIDFTSLENTVRLLLELEPESDPVWHYINVQNHRIHGLLEKCTYDHEARVETLRNETRERAISDAKWQQIQQNVVPYSDAASSTENNEVQVDLQSVEFPSEEIDGLKGRYIKIMTAVLVHHIPAFWKTALSVFSGKFAKLSQVTDTSANKSEEKVTEARYSTHSLEEVAGMIRKTISVYEAKVNNTFCDFDESCILRPFMSNAIQAVSKACQAFEAKDSVPHSSVVALRKVQAEITKIYIQRLCSWMRASTERISKEETWIPASILERHKSPYAISYLPLAFRSVIVSGMEQINLMILSVKGEEAAKSEDMFAQIEEMLISVRLAFLNCFLDFAAHLEQIGADLSTREDWKNGYSDDQEGVTSASTYASVVDPHRRLLMVLSNIGYCKDELASELYNKFKYIWLQSRGKDEDSSSDLQDLIMSFSGLGEKVLEHYTFAKANLIRTAATIYLLDSGIQWGSAPQVKGIRDSAVELLHTLVAVHAEVFAGARPLLEKILGFLIEGLIDTFLSLVEENRTDELRSIDANGFCQVMFELEYFETVLNLYFTSDATASLKTLQGTVLEIAIESVSESVETTPGHNRRPTRGSEDTASDDRQGSSVSADDLLALTKQYSSELLQTEMERTSVNTACFAESVPVEPIPPLLPKASYRGPMDPPSRNYRGSQSSGSPIHARPRRR
- the LOC106376728 gene encoding sm-like protein LSM3B, with amino-acid sequence MSGEEDATVREPLDLIRLSLDERIYVKLRSDRELRGKLHAFDQHLNMILGDVEEVITTVEIDDETYEEIVRTTKRNIQFLFVRGDGVILVSPPLRAP